Sequence from the Argopecten irradians isolate NY chromosome 12, Ai_NY, whole genome shotgun sequence genome:
CAGTTACAGTCCTTTATCGATGTATAATTGACAGTTACAGTCCTTTATCAATGTATAATTGACAGTTACCGTCCTACTATCATTGTACATGTGATAGTGTTTGTCTATACTATCAATGTAAATGTATGACTGACAGTGATACATACTCTCTGTCTGTATATGGCGCCTCCGTCGTATGAAAGTTGTATGCAGTATATGCTTACAAGTGATAAGATTCACCTTGTAATCTTAGTGATCGTGACCGTCCTTGTATTTAGTAATACCTTTACATCCGTAGGCCCTTTGTGCCTTTTGTAATATTGATCAGTACATGAAAATGTTGCTTGGCTCAGGAACAATATATAATAGGGAAAATCAATCCCAGCGTTGCTGCTGcggtgaaataaaaacattgccTTCGCTAACGTGCTGCTATACGGAGGGTTGTTAGCGAAACTTGGGTCGCTACCTTAGTAGTATTTGTACACATTTCCCGGCAAAAGATGTGTTGAAATAGAGGAAAGTAACTGTTACTCCTCGTTGAATTTTGAATGAGGGAAACTAATTATGTCTCGCTCAATCCCGCCTCTTGCCGGGCTTTGAACACGGCGCTGGATATCGATCGTACGTTCTATACGCCTCACTCTCCACATACGATGTTTTAATGAGAAACAGCGACAACCGGCAAAGCGCCGTTTCTCAGCGCCTGTATTTCTCCGACAGCGGCAGGCTCGCAATGGATACTAGATACGAACACATGCGGTTAGCCTAGATCAACAGAGGGGTGGTCCTCAAAACTACGACAGCATGCAAGCAAGTTCTTGAAGTCGAAATTCATGTGATTTTACCAATTCCTGGGAGATATGTTTTGAATTGTGGTGCATTCGACTGGTGTAATGGCCACGGGGTAAACACGGAATGGCTCTAGAGGGTTCAGTGAATACATTAGTGAACACTCACAGCTGGGAACGGTCCTGTACACGGGGAGAATGACAATAGTAACACTCGGTCAAGGTATGGTTCGAaaacattatattgtttttgGTCATTTAGACGTCAAGCTTTTCTAAACAATGTCTGTGCTATAATTCAAATTATctttgaaacatttaaaacggcgtgttttcttcatttattCTACCCTTTTCGCCTTATATCGTTCAccttaaatattcaaaattgtattccttcagaattttgattttatcaCGTCATCAAAGACGAACGTCATGGCTTCAGTTGCCGCCTGGTTGCCATTTGCCAGGGCGTCGGCCATAGGATGGGTGCCTGTGGCACAGAATCCCCTCCCCCAGCCGGTGGTGCGAGCGGAGAACAGGAGGGGGGACGAAAAACTAACACTAAACATCAGTGGAAGAAAGTTCGAAACCTGGCGAACGACTGTAGAAAAATACCCAGATACCTTACTGGGCTCTAATGAAAAGGAATTTTTCTTTGACGATGACTCAAAGGATTACTTTTTCGATCGGGATCCGGAATTTTTTCGACACATACTTAACTACTACAGAACAGGGAAACTACATTATCCTAAACATGAATGCATATCTGCCTACGATGAGGAACTTGCTTTCTTCGGAATCATGCCGGACCTCATCGGAGACTGTTGTTACGAAGATTATAGGGATAGGCGACGGGAAAATACGGAAAGACTTTTAGATGATCAAAATTCGGAAAATGCGGACTCGGATCCTGCGACAAACCTCAGGGAGAGGCTATGGAGGGCTTTTGAGAACCCCCATGTTGGAACTGCAGCTTTGGTATTTTACTATGTCACCGGCTTTTTTATTGCTGTTTCGGTTATGGCCAACGTGGTTGAAACCATACCATGTGGCCAGAAACCCGGGACGGATGAAAGCCCTTCGTGTGGAGAACGTTTTGAAATCGCTTTTTTCTGCTTGGATACTGCTTGTGTGATTATTTTTACGGCCGAGTATCTACTTCGACTTTACGCTGCACCTGACCGCTGCAAATTTATGCGCAGCGTAATGAGTGTAATAGATGTTGTTGCTATTCTTCCTTACTATATCGGACTTGTAATCACAGACAACGATGATGTCAGTGGCGCATTTGTGACACTTCGAGTATTCCGAGTCTTCAGGATCTTTAAATTCTCTCGCCATTCACAGGGATTGCGAATTCTTGGATACACTTTGAAAAGTTGTGCAAGCGAATTAGGCTTTTTGCTTTTTTCGCTAACAATGGCTATAATTATATTTGCAACAGTGATGTTTTACGCGGAAAAGAATGTGCCCGTCACCCGGTTTACCAGTATCCCCGAGGCATTTTGGTACACAATCGTTACCATGACAACGCTAGGGTGAGTATATAGtcaatatatatacctatatatttaTTTGCTACAGCCTATTCGTATaacatactgtacatttacCTGTGTATACGCCTGTGCTGATATTGGGCTAATATTGGTAATTTGGTGGCgtttttcaatttcataagGTGACACCATTTTTGTGTACATTATTACCATCCGGCATTTTCCCTGATTACTATACAACCTCATGGTGCGCTTTATATGTTGATGGCATCGTCGGATGCACCAGCGCTTCTAAGTCGTTTATCCATAAGAAACTGGATTACATATAAAACTGCAGTCACAAAGTTTTGTGGAGCTCTTTACTGAATAACTAATCCTAAAATACACGTACGCAAATTGTTAGCCGGACTTCATTCGTTCGATCTCTGATAAAAGGAATCGTCTGCTAAGAGCAGGAAGGACTTTTTCTGACATTACAATCGTAAAATAAACAAGCTATTTATAGTACGCCATTCTGATCGATTTCGGCCTGTGTAGTGTCACGTAAGGAGTTTTTGTTAAATGTCTGCTAAACATGTTGTCGTCGTGGAATGTTATAAACACACCGATGTTGCTAGTTAAAATGAGATAAAATGTGTATCCATGGTAACGCTTGATGAAATTTATTCTAATGGACTTATAAGCTtttattgtaatacatgtatctacagcACCGTTGTGTCGTGACGTCACTGTGACATCATGCGAAACGGTCACAGAGTCACAATGGCGTCAGAAATATAtcttatcatacatgtatgcgTGTCACGAGATTCGAAAAGGTTATGTACCGCATTATACTAgtaatactgtatatctacatcatatatatacagcGGTCGATAGCATGGCTCATCGACACACGTACATATCAGATCTAAAGATTTACATACTTGGGCCCGCCATTCCCATAATGGTCAAATGGTCAATATACACTCGATTTGCATTAACAATAGATTTTAACGGTGTAGTCAAAGTATTGTACTTAGACAAATGTAACAGTGATGTACTGGCTGACCGCGATTTTGTTCAACAAAGCCCCAGTGACGCGATGTACAGGTTGTTCTACAGCGTCTTCAGATCGTACCAACCAGGTGGCTCGGTAACCTTCAGACCACGTGAGCACGTGCGTACGTAATGGCATATAGGAAAGAAAGCGTGCAACTCGATGCATGTGCATACAgtgtaaattatatattctaGAATATCGTGGCTTATCTAATTATCGATGATTACTTCTCAGTAAGGGACATGGTATAAATCAATTTTAGTTGCAGTTTCCATTAGAAACTAACATGTAATTTCAATTGACATGTTGTTGCCATGGTTACCTTGGTGAACGTTATGAGAACAAGTGTGTGTGGTATTCTGATTGgtactaagaaatattactgGCATGTATTATGATGGGTGTAGTATCATAGCCACGTGTATTGGGGGAGGAAGGGGAGGGGTGGGGGAGTATGAGaaggggtgggggagggggatgAAGGCAGCATCGACACCATCGTCATACATTAGGACCAGAGTACAATGGATGCCAGGCATTGTCGACAtatatgtttggtgtatagCCACGACCAAAGTGACTTGTTTTGTACATGGCAGTTCATCACCAGCTTTACACTACAAACACAAACCAAGATCAGAACACAAAAATTACTTGTTCAAACATAGAcaaaaatcatttgtacaaaCAAAGATCACTATCACTTATAAAAACACTGACCAAAATCACTTGtacatagagaaaaaaaatcactagttGTACAAACACAGACCAAAACTACTTGTACATACAGACAAAAATCACTTGTACAAACACAGACCAAAATCACTTGTACGTACAGACCAAAATCACTTGTACAAACATAGATAAAAATCACTTGTACAAACACAGACCAAAATCACTTGTACATACAGACCAAGATCACTTGTACAAACACAGACCAAAATCACTTGTACAAACACAGGCAAAAATCACTTGTACAAACACAGACAAAAATTACTTGTACAAACACAGACCAAAATCACTTGTACAAACACAGACCAAAATCACTTATACAAACACCGACTAAGATTACTTGTACAAACACAGATAAAAATCACTTGTACAAACACAAACCAAAATCATTTGTACAAACACAGACCAAAATCACTTGTACAAACACCGACTAAAATCACTTTGACAAACACAGACCAAAATCACTTATACAAACACCGACTAAGATTACTTGTACAAACACAGATAAAAATCACTTGTACAAACACAGACCAAAATCATTTGTACAAACACAGACCAAATCACTTGTACAAACACAGACCAAAATCACTTGTACAAGAACACAAACCAAAATCAGCCAGAAAATAGATAGTTCGTGCGACTCTCATTTAAGTTTATTTGAACATCTTGTTATACATAGTGCTGGAAATGGAACGATGTCAATATAAACCAAATGACGTCACATTGCCAATACGTTTTACATTCCATTTCTTAATCACATTTCGATTAAAACCTACAATGTGAAATCATATTTGTTCACAATGGCAACCTCATGCATGTCATTACCCAAATATTACAAGTGTAAGTGGATAATGGTTTGGTTTTGtattcatatattatatggGAGTAAATCaccaaaattttgatatttcattatgtAGATATTCTTAAATGATATGCCcaatttgatttcatttcatatagcaTTTACTGCTGATGTTAAGACAGTCTAAAGCGTTTTGGTGACCCTGCTTTATCAAACGTCAGTATGGGAACTTCAAATTAACCGGTGTCATGTGTGTTCATCAGATTAATTTCCAATACTTTTTTACTGcataattttacttaaagaccTACGTGGTCAAAATGTTCATCGCGATCTACCTGATTCCGAATGTTAAACCCATGCAGTTGTCATATGGTTTGTCAATGGTTTTTCTCCTAAATTAAAGTAAACCTGGGGCGTCATTAAGTGACAAAAAAGCCAATGTTTCAACGGTTACCATCTACTATACTATGACTTTATTTTGTGGTATTTGGATGTCTTTATGCTCATActattcattttatatatagtagTATCCCCGCATTCACAATATCCTATTTGACTATCAGACCTCGCTTTTACCATTTCATGATCGACAGTCGGGCTTACGTAATATGTTAGTCCATGTTGTCCATAGATTCGTTCATACAGTCGGCATCAGTCTTGGTTTTGGTACTGTAACCTATAAATATCGATTTGACCTGATGATTAACATGACGATTGCCATCGATTTTGGCacacctgtacatgtgtacctgtGTATTATTCATACATATATGCATAAATCTATATTAGGTCTGTTTGTTCTTGTCGATGAATTTACACTATGTACTGATGCAGTCGACACAGACattgttctatttttagcacGCTGACCTTATATTGATTTGACCTTATTTGATAATATTGCAGATGCCGACGAGTTCTGTCCATCTGCACCAAATGTATGCctgtataaaatattatttatcggtcaaagaagtaatatcaaccgCTGAATACTAGATAACCCTGAATCCTAACATATATGTGTATTAGGATACGAATATATTAAAGAACTATAAGCGTGCagcaaggaagtaattccaacaaTTTGTAGAACTTTCGAGTCGATCTACCCCTTTAAgacgaaaacaaaacaaacacaatttaCTGTTCACTggcatatatttatatttgtgcTCAGATGCCATTAAAAAGAAGTATGGAAAACAACTCCggatataaatgtacaatttgtATATGGAGAAAAATTACAGTGCATAGAGTATCTTCTTTGGTGTCAACAGAGAGTCTGGGAAATATtgtaagactctttcatatgtggatacgaaggatagggatattctacccgagggtcacaaaatgtagtaaaacccgaggcttgtcaagggttttgcaacattttgtgatccctcgggtagaatatccctatccttcatatccacttatgaaagagtatttttctttcatacctcgacgttttattgcaattttacaactataatatgccgccattttgaaataaattcgaagaaatccacgactaaAATCAATTtctcatacatgaaaaattaagtgatattttcaatcgaaattccgttgtttgcatcttttatagtaaaaccagtcaatttgtgataaaaatatttttttccaaggAAATAGAatttttgttgacgccgtgacgtcaaaaggttttattgcatgggtagccatgcaatacagcctcaggcgacgtgagcgtattgccctagaccagccagtattacacccgtaggtatggaAGAAAATATCATTCACAAATATGTGTCTCATATCCCTAAACACAAATATCTAACTACAACGGAGATTTATTTCTAACCCTTTCTTGTTAGCTTATATATAAATGCTTTTATATCAAGACTCATTGCATGTCAATAAGAAAGAGTATTTAAAGTGTTCACTTCCCGTGCCTTGACGAGAAAACAAATCGAGGCTAATTTCATGAAACGTCCCATGAGATTAACAGGTCTAAATGCTTATGATTTCAAACTACAAATACTGATATTCTGGATCCAGTGtaatgaacattccttaaatttaagaatTTACTTAATTAACAATTCTCCATTGCATAGGAAAGTAATACAGAAGTCCAGGacaaatctgtaatgctttactatggagaattttaaacTAAGGAATTCCTTAAGTAATGTTCGTGAAAATGAGTCCTGAgctatgttgaaataaaaacgtGTCTCAAATAATCACGCCATTCTCAAATCCTGATGGTACACCATTGTTCTTATTGAAGCACTAATGGTCTCTGACCGCCATAGCCAACGGAAAATGTAGTTCTAGGTTACAATACACTAGAGGTAAGCGGAAAACATATTACATGGGCGAGGTCACATGATAACAGGCGGAAAATCTACTGAAAACTGGCCAGGCTCAGCTATATAACTCCTTACCTCGGTTATAATCGCATGTAGGAAAATCCCTTTCCCAAATGTAATCTATTCATCCTTTTTTACTTCATagatatgtttgaaatatattttagcaTCAGCTAATACACGAACGTTAATAAGATTttagaaaaaacaaaatcagaaaGTCACAAAAAGAACCACCCAGACTCTTTCACAGTAACCATTTTCCCGGATTAGTCTTTTTATTTGGTTCGGTTTTCACATTGTTTAATGTTGCGCCTGCTATtttgtgtttttggagactcCCCACCCCGACCCCCGTCACCTGTACTCCCCACGTGCACCCCGCCCCAAATAATTGCTCCCCATCCCCGTCAACTGTACTCCCAATCCGAAAATATTACTCCGATGACCGTCACCTGTATCCCCAACCCCCGTAAAAATTACTCCCCGATGCCTGTCACCTGCTCCCCCCCCCAACAAGAATTGCTCTCGACCCCCGTCACCTGTACTCCCTATCCCCAGGAATTGCTCCCAACTCCTGACAGctgcccccccccctcccctcacACAAGAATTGCTCCCCGACCTTCGTCACATGTACTCCCCACTCCCATCTCCCATGAATTGCTCCCCGACCCCCGTCAGCTGGTCttcccatccccccccccccccgataTGAATGGCTCCTAGACCCGCCACCTGTACTCCCCACCCTAAAGAATTGCTCCCTAAACTCAGTCACCTGTACTCTCGTAATTGCTCCCCTATCTCCGTCAACTGTACTCCTAACCCCAACGAATTACTCCGATGACCGTCACCTGTATTCCAAAACCTCCACAAAAAATCCTCCCCGATGCCCGTCACCTGCCCCCTCCGACCAACAAGAATTGCCCGACCCCCGTCATATGTACTCCCCAACCCAAGGAATTGCAACTCAACCCCCGTCAACTGGTCTTCTCATCCCTCCTGTCATAAGAATTGCTCCCCGACCCCCGTCAGCTGTACTCCCGACCCCAAGGAATTGCTCCTCGACCCCCGTCACCTGTACTGCCCACCATCAAGAATTACACCCCGACCCCCGTCACCTGTACTGCCATCCCCAAAGACTTACTCCCCGATCCCCGATGCCTGTACTCCCCATCCCCGAGAATTGCTCCCCGACCCCGTCACCTACACTCCCAACCCCAAGGAATTGCTCCCCGACCCCCGTCACCTGTACTGCCCACCATCAAGAATTACACCCCGACCCCCGTCACCTGTACTGCCATCCCTCAAGACTTACTCTCCGATCCCCGTCACCTGTACTGCCCACCCTCAAGAATTGCTCCCCGATTCCCGTCACCTGTACTCCCCATCCCCAAGAATTGCTCCCCGATCCCTTTCACCTGTACTGCCCACCCTCAAGAATTGCTCCCCGATCCCCGCCAACTGTACTCCCCATCCCCAAGAATTGCTCCCCGATCCCCGTCATATGTACTCCCCATTCCCAAGAATTGCTCCCCGATCCCCGTCACCTGTACTCTCCATCCCCAAGAATTGCTCCCCGATCCCTTTCACCTGTACTCTCCATCCCCAAGAATTGCTCCCCGATCCCCGCCAACTGTACTCCCCATCCCCAAGAATTGCCTCCCGATCCCCGTCACCTGTACTCCCACCCCAGAAATTGCTCCCCGATCCCCGCCAACTGTACTCCCCATCCCCAAGAATTGCTCCCCGATCCCTTTCACCTGTACTCTCCATCCCCAAGAATTGCTCCCCGATCCCCGCCAACTGTACTCCCCATCCCGAAGAATTGCCTCCCGATCCCCGTCACCTGTACTCCCACCCCAGAAATTGCTCCCCGATCCCCGTCACCTGTACTCTCCATCCCCAAGAATTGCTCCCCGATCCCCGTCACCTGTACTCCCCATTCCCAAGAATTGCTCCCCGATCCCCGTCACCTGTATTCCCCATCCCCAGGAATTGCTCACCGATCCCCGTCACCGGTACTCGCCATCCCCAAGAATTGTTCCCAGACACCCGTCACATGTACCCCCACCCCCAGGAATTGCTCCCCGATCCCCGTAACATGTACTCCCCATCCCCAATAATTGCTCTCTGATCCCCGTCACCTGTACTCCCCATCCCCAAGAATTGCTCCCCGATCCCTTTCACCTGTACTCTCCATCCCCAAGAATTGCTCCCCGATCCCCGCCAACTGTACTCCCCATCCCGAAGAATTGCCTCCCGATCCCCGTCACCTGTACTCCCACCCCAGAAATTGCTCCCCGATCCCCGTCACCTGTACTCTCCATCCCCAAGAATTGCTCCCCGATCCCCGTCACCTGTACTCCCCATTCCCAAGAATTGCTCCCCGATCCCCGTCACCTGTATTCCCCATCCCCAGGAATTGCTCACCGATCCCCGTCACCGGTACTCGCCATCCCCAAGAATTGTTCCCAGACACCCGTCACATGTACCCCCACCCCCAGGAATTGCTCCCCGATCCCCGTAACATGTACTCCCCATCCCCAATAATTGCTCTCTGATCCCCGTCACCTGTACTCCTCACCCCCAAGAATTGCTCCCCGATCTCCGCCACCTGCACCCCCACCCCTTaccatttacctgtatatatatgactaatGTCTTTATTACACTACGGTCGATAATTGTTTAGATATAGCGTTAGTACCCGTGGTAGTTTTACCTGATATTTGCTCAATCTACATCCGGTCCCGTTATAGCGCGTGTCAATGGGCCCGTGTCGTTATCGTCAGGTATTCATGTCATTAATTGATAATTTACCAGCACCATGATCAGGACAAAGTTAATGGAGCATTGATCTGTATAGCGCTTCAGTATGCAGAATGAATACCGGTCTTGTCAACAGATGTACAGGTCTAATACTATTTAGTCTTACTCTAATCCACAAAATTATGGAAAACACCGAAACTCATTAATTACATGTGTACTAAACaacatttatcaaattaatgatagttactaattaatgtatttttaagtAAAATGCCAGTGTTGGTCTTAGATATTGCAAACATAATTGATATGTTGGATGTAAAACAGCGCTGAGCTAGACAAGCTTGACTACCCGATGTATTATCGATTCTATTAACCGGCTGTGCAAGGTTATATGTGGTATTTTTGTTACACGCATTAACTgacttatttattaattaagttACAATGCCTCACAGTATATGgattaatattttacatataaaacacaCGTGTTGAAAAGGTATTCTGTTACACAATTACACATCGAACACTTGCATTGGCTATACAATGAGGTAAACGATGATgacgatgacgatgatgatgatgattatgatttaTGATGATAAGAGAGGACGATAAAACATTGAAATCTCTGTCACTCACCACACATCAACAATTTTTAAGAATCTTAGATaaacgacgacgacgacgattATGACGATGATAACGatgggtaggggggggggggggtacgaTGACGAAGACTTCTATTTCacatataaatcataatttgaaaACTCGCCCTAGCTAGAACCATACATGTAAGTAATAACAATAATGATTGTATGAAGATAATGAGGACGAAGAGAAGGAGGTGGCGATGATGTAGATTTCTAATTCACATATCAAACACACGttgaaattatattatattatcaatTCAATTACACGTAACACTCTGATGTATCGAGTACACTACTAAACGGCTACGGCGAAGATAATGGGAAAGAGGACGAGGTGAAGAGGGGGGAggggtgtttggggggggggggggccgaCGATGATGATGTAGATTTCAGAAGTAACTGCACACACGTCATGGAGACACCTATCGAATAACACTACTGTACAATATGCTGTAGAGTACTGAGTCGGTACTACTTGGCAATGTACCTACATGTGTAAATGATTAGGGGACTAGTATAAAAAGTACACAATCACCAGTAGTAACGCCCACACCTAAAGGTACTAGTGTTATTCTTGGGTCTGAGGCTGGCTGTAATACACAGTCCGAACTACACTGTGTAATTGGTTTATCATACACCTTCGGTACTATTTACTCTCTCCCCCACAAAACACACGAAAACGAAGGTCCCAATGCTAGATATACACATCCCTAGATTTCACGTGAGTTACACATCCCTAGATTTCACGTGAGATACACATCCCTAGATTTCACGTGAGTTACACATCCTTGGAATTCACGTGAGAGAAAAACAAATAGTCCAAAACTAAGTTTACACATCCCTAGATTTCACGTGAGAGTAAAACTATGGTCCCAATACTAGATATACACGTCCCTAGATTTCACGTGGAGTAAAACAAAGACCTTACTTTACTGTTTCACTATTTAACTCAATATGGCTTATCCGTCGTACTTTCACACTTTACTTTCTCAGGATTTCCTGTCCTGTCAAACCATGGTACTATAACGCTCTATAAGTACCCCTT
This genomic interval carries:
- the LOC138336702 gene encoding potassium voltage-gated channel protein Shal-like isoform X1, with amino-acid sequence MASVAAWLPFARASAIGWVPVAQNPLPQPVVRAENRRGDEKLTLNISGRKFETWRTTVEKYPDTLLGSNEKEFFFDDDSKDYFFDRDPEFFRHILNYYRTGKLHYPKHECISAYDEELAFFGIMPDLIGDCCYEDYRDRRRENTERLLDDQNSENADSDPATNLRERLWRAFENPHVGTAALVFYYVTGFFIAVSVMANVVETIPCGQKPGTDESPSCGERFEIAFFCLDTACVIIFTAEYLLRLYAAPDRCKFMRSVMSVIDVVAILPYYIGLVITDNDDVSGAFVTLRVFRVFRIFKFSRHSQGLRILGYTLKSCASELGFLLFSLTMAIIIFATVMFYAEKNVPVTRFTSIPEAFWYTIVTMTTLGYGDMVPRTIAGKVVGGVCSLSGVLVIALPVPVIVSNFSRIYHQNQRADKRKAQKKARQARIHMAKKASGAAFLHSKKRAEEARRARESGVELDDNKQNMLEMQHHHLLHCLEKTTKADKDDLNDIQIRMPTINRSSRSSLNAVGTSSNSKPNNTLTVTTAIVTLPTPSTTPETESAQTQSTSGTISPKYGSPNPGLVQNPGNVIRISTL
- the LOC138336702 gene encoding potassium voltage-gated channel protein Shal-like isoform X2, with translation MASVAAWLPFARASAIGWVPVAQNPLPQPVVRAENRRGDEKLTLNISGRKFETWRTTVEKYPDTLLGSNEKEFFFDDDSKDYFFDRDPEFFRHILNYYRTGKLHYPKHECISAYDEELAFFGIMPDLIGDCCYEDYRDRRRENTERLLDDQNSENADSDPATNLRERLWRAFENPHVGTAALVFYYVTGFFIAVSVMANVVETIPCGQKPGTDESPSCGERFEIAFFCLDTACVIIFTAEYLLRLYAAPDRCKFMRSVMSVIDVVAILPYYIGLVITDNDDVSGAFVTLRVFRVFRIFKFSRHSQGLRILGYTLKSCASELGFLLFSLTMAIIIFATVMFYAEKNVPVTRFTSIPEAFWYTIVTMTTLGYGDMVPRTIAGKVVGGVCSLSGVLVIALPVPVIVSNFSRIYHQNQRADKRKAQKKARQARIHMAKKASGAAFLHSKKRAEEARRARESGVELDDNKQNMLEMQHHHLLHCLEKTTDREFGDIELTFNGALTNKPSETPPPSPDPSLTSLDPKGRSTGCCARRFSSHRRYLVSKKADKDDLNDIQIRMPTINRSSRSSLNAVGTSSNSKPNNTLTVTTAIVTLPTPSTTPETESAQTQSTSGTISPKYGSPNPGLVQNPGNVIRISTL